TTTCCTCTTTACTAAACTTTGTTGTTTTATATTGCTTTTGGCAATTTGCTCTTTATCGGTTGTGGCGATATCGCCTGAGCAGAACGTCTCTTCGATCTATCCGGTTTTATTTAAAAGGCCGTGCCATGGCCTATATGGGAAAGGTGTTCATTTGGTCGGTATTGTCCATAGTAACCCTCGGCTGGGCGTATCCGAAATTATTGGCCGTCCGGGCAACGTATATGTTGAATAACCTGGCATTTGGCGATCAGGATTTCCACTATTCAGGCAGGGCCGCTGGATTTTACAAAATTTACTGGCCTCTGATCCTGCTGGGTCAATTTTTTGTGGCTGGTATTCTTGGCTTTCTTGTGATCAGTGAAGAACTCGTCGGGGCCCCGTTGGAAGAGATTGAGCAAAGCATCGTTCATGTGGGGTTCCTGCCGCAAGTTCAAATCGCGGCGGGTGTTGGTTTTGTGGCTCTCTCTATGATGTTCCTGATTGCACGGGTTCAATCTTTTAAATATCAGGTAAGCCGGATAGAATTTGCAGGGGCATCCTTTCGATCTGAACTCAGGTTTCGCAAGATCCTTGTAATTCTTGTGGTGATGGGCGTACTGGGTCTTGTAGGCTATGCTTTGATCATCGGGATTTTTGTTAGCATTGCGACGCTGATGCAGACCCAGCCGGGCGTAGGTATAGCTGTGATTTTTGGATTGTTTTTAACCATTTATCTGGTCATGGATATTGTCATGTATCTGCTGCTTTATATTCCTTTGATGAAAGAGATCGGCAAGTCTTTAAAAACAGATGATGAAGACGTATTTGCGAAAGTAGCGGCCACATCGGTAAATTCTCCAAAATATGGAGAAGGGCTCGCCGACGCACTGGATGTAGGAGCTTTTTAGCAATGCAGGCGATCGGGCGATATTTTGATGGGAAGACGGCTCAGGAAATTCGGGTAGTTCTGAGGATTATTGAACCGGATTTGTGTCTTTATGACGAGGCAAAAAACCTTATCGGTCGGTGGCCGCTTGTTGATTTGCGAGATGAAAATGCTCCGCATCGCCCAAACGAATTGAACCTTTCTCATAGTCTTGAAAGTGATGAGCGGCTGGTTGTTACGGACCCTGTTTTCATAGAGAGCCTAAAAATCGTATCTCCAACCTTGCGTAAACGGCGTAAAGGTGCCGCCGGATGGTGGAAGCCTGTTATCGCATGGACGGCAGCTGTTGTGATCTGTGTCGGACTTTTCTTTGGGTATGGTTTGCCGGTATTGGCCTATGGAATTGCTAGTCTTGTGCCGTATGATACCCGTTCTAAAATTGGTGAGGGCGTCGAAAATATTGTTATTCAACGCCTGGCAAAAAAGACGAAAAATAAAGAGGCCGATCCTGTTTGTGAGGGAGCGGTTGCACAGAACGCAATTGAAGGTCTGGTGCAGGAATTTGTAACGGCGGCGGAGGCAGATATTCTGCCCGTAAAGGTGACTGTTATTTCCAGTAAGGTCCCGAACGCCTTTGCTTTACCGGGGGGCCGGATGGTGATTACGTCTGCCCTGATCGATATGGCAGAGGAACCGAATGCGCTGGCAGGGGTTTTGGCCCATGAATTTGGGCATCTTGTGGACAAGCACCCGATGAGCCTGTTTGTAACGAATGTAGGCATCGCGGCCTTCTTTTCCATGGCTTTGGGTGATGTGTCAGGAGGAACAGTGATTGCAGCCATCGCGCAATCTGCATCCGGCGCAGCGTATAGCCGCAGTTATGAAGATGATGCCGACGAAACAGCTGTCAACCTGATGAACAGGCTGGATATGGATATTGCCCCGGTTCTCCCCCTGTTGAAAAAACTAGGTGAGAAGGTGCCGGAAGCCGGGCTTTTTTCTGTGTTTTCATCGCATCCTGATATGGATAGTCGTATTCAGGCCATTAAAGAGGCTAAAACAACAGGGACATTGAACGCTTTTTCAGAGCGTGCTTGGGCGGCAATCAAAATTATGTGCAAAGGTAGCGTTTAATCGTTTTTAGGCGACGGCTTGAACCCCCGGCCTTTTAGGATGATATCCTTTCCGAACTTTGCGCGAACCCTATCCATTGCGGTTTCAATTTCTTTGATTTTACCTTTGTCCTGATCCAACAGGTCGGGTGTATCTGCCTCATCCAGTTTCCCAAAGCCGCTAATGCCAACCCCAATCAGCCGAAAGCTTTTCCCCAAGGCTGCATTTTGCAGGAGGGGAAGCGTTTCCTGATAAAGCGTTTCTGCCAGTTGGGTGGGGCGATCTAAAGTATGGCTGCGTGTGATGCCTTGAAAATTTCCGGTTTTCAACTTTAGAGTAATCGTTTTTCCCGCTTTTTCCGATTGTTTCAAACGGGCGGAAACCCGTTCGCACAGCGGCCAAAGTCTATCTGCCAGGACATGGATATCCGATATGTCTGTTCCAAATGTAGTCTCGGCCGAGATGCTTTTGGCTTTTCTTTCCGATTTTACCTTGCGGTCATCCTGTCCGCGAGAAAACTGATAAAGCCGGCTCCCCATGGTGCCATATCTTTTGATCAGGTCACTTTCATCCCTGTGTTGAAGTTGCCCTATTGTTGTTATGCCTTCTGCGTTCAGTTTTTTATTGAGGGCTTTCCCCACGCCCCAAATATCCCCTACAGGGCGCGGGGCCAGGAAGGTCAAGGCTTCCGCTTGGCCAATGACTGCATACCCATCTGGTTTATCCAGATCCGAGGCAAGCTTGGCTAGAGATTTATTGTAGCTCAAGCCCACCGATACAGTAATCCCGATGGTTTGCTGTATTTCCCGGGCGAGCCAAGCCATCGACTGTGCTGGAGTTCGCCCATGAAGTTTATCGGTACCGGACAAATCCAGAAAAGCTTCATCCAATGAAAGCGGTTCAATCATTGGGGTGAGTTCATCAAACAGCTTATGGATTTGTTTGCTCACGGCACTATAGACGTCCATTCTGGGTTTTATTATGACACCATCCGGACAGATTTTCTTTGCTTTGAACAAAGGCATTGCAGAGCGAACGCCAGAGATGCGTGCGATGTAACAGCAGGTGCTTACCACACTTCGAGCACCGTCATGTGCCACAATAACCGGTTTATATGCCAATGACGGGTTGTCCCGTTTCTCGACAGCGGCATAAAATGCATCACAATCCATATGGGCAATGGACAATTGATTTAACTCTGGATGCGAAATTAGTTTCGGGGACTGGCAATGCGGGCATCTATTCCGGCGGGTATTGTTTGCAACCGCTATTTCTTTCAAGCATTGCCGGCACAGAGTTGTCATTTTCGAACCTGTTAAAATATCAGTCGAGCGGCCAAAGCCAAGCTGCACCCCGGACGCCCGAGGAATCCCCGTATTTCGCCTTTACCAGCTTTGTTTCCAGTGGGCCAGAGAAACTGTAAGCCTGCCAGAGTTCGGGAACGCGGGTATATAGATTGTCCATATTGGAAAGACCACCACCACAGACAATTACGTCAGGATCCAGAACATTAATAATGCCCGCCAGTGCTTTTGCCAAACGACGTTCATACGTTGTTATCGTCCGTATCGCAGCGGCATCGCCACGCGCGGCCATGGTGGCAATCTCCTTCGCAGTTGGTCCTTTCGCACCAACTGGATCATGGGATTTGCTTAAGCCCGGTCCGGAAAGAAAGGTTTCGATACATCCTTTTTGGCCGCAATAGCAGTCGGGACCGGGGCGTTCATTCTGATTAGCCCAGGGCAGGGGGGTGTGACCCCATTCACCAGCAATGGAGTTAAGACCGGGAATGATTCCACCGTTCACAACGATACCACCACCGACACCCGTTCCCAGAATGATGCCAAAGACAACAGAAGCGCCTGCCGCCGCACCATCGGTTGCTTCAGATAACGCAAAACAGTTGGCATCATTTGCAAGTCGGGTAGGACGGCCTGTCATGCGTTCGATATCGCTTTTGAGGTCGTGCCCGATAAGTTCCGTCGTGTTCGCGTTTCCTTTGATTAATCCTGTATCCTTGGAAACGGATCCTGGAATGCCGATGCCGATTGAACTTTGGCTGTTTGTTTCTTTTTCCGCTTCAGAAACCAACTCAACGATATTGTCGACAATATCGAAATAGTTACCGCGCGGCGTTGTTTTCCGGGTGCGAAAACACTCTTCTCCAGCCTCAGAGAGAACAATTATTTCTGTCTTTGTACCACCTAAATCCACCCCAATTCGCATAAAACGTTACCTGCTATTTTCAATTTTCTGAACGATATGATTGTGGATGTCCGGCCAACTGTTGAGTCGGACATGGCTGTCTTCCGCCTGTGCCAGCATCCGCGAAAGCCGATCATCAGCAACATAATGCAAGCGTTCTACATGTTTAGCATGCTTGAGAACAGAGCTATGATTGGTTGGAATATCATCGATGAAAAAAGAGGGGTGTTTGAGGTGGCGGGTCAGGTATTCAACCACATGCCCCTTGGCGCCAACATTGGCAATCAATGGAAAATCCATGCCATTTTTAACAAGACCCTCGCGCCGTTTATCTGCATATTGCGGGGGAATGTTGCTCAGAATAACGATCTGAGCTTTCTGGCTTAATTTTTCAAGCTGTTCAGCGGCACCGGCGACTGCGGGTATTTTATGGCAATGAGTGTCAAAAAACTGATCCAGCAAACCGGGGATGGTTTCTTTGGCAACAGGGCTTTTGTCCTCATTATAACGGATATTCCCATGAAGGGCGAAAGACGACCAGTCGAAAAACATGTCGTTTTCTCGCAGAAAAATTTCCAAGCCGTGCATGAAATTAAAAAGAACTTCATCGGCATCAGAAATGATCAGTGGGCGATCCGGGTCGACGTCGATGCCCGTCAATTGTGGTTTAACGGCCTCATGAATGTTCACGGGCATAATTTTAGTACTCCAATACAGCGCCGGGGAAAAATCGGCGGGCTTTTGCGGGCTGAGCGGGATCGATGTTCTGCGCCGAACAAAAGTCAATGAGCATCTCTTCATGAGCGAGCAAAAAATCCAAAACACCTGCCAGAATTTCAGGAGAGTCAGCGGACTGAATAAAATCCGAAGGAGATAAACCGGTTTCGTTCATCAACCAGTCTCTTTGTTTCTCCTGCCCAAGAATATAGGCTACTGCCTGAAGGGCCGTAATCTCAGCAAGTTCTTGATTCATCGTAAATTTTAATCTTTCAAAGGCCCAAAGTAACAGAATTTTAAATAAATTTCTGCTATTTGTCTGTTGATAATGTCAATAATCTCCTAAAACGAATGATTTCGGGTTATGGTTAATAATTAGGTAAATGTTTGTCTGAAATACTAGGGTAGAATAAAAATAATCTGATCTGTGTCAGGCATCGGCAAAAAGGCGACCAAAAATATGAATGCGGAACTCAAGAAAACAGTTCTAATTGTTGAAGACAATGAATTGAACATGAAGTTGTTTCATGATCTTTTGGAAGCGCATGGATATGCTACTTTGCAAACCAAAGATGGCATGGAGGCTTTGTCATTGGCACGCCAGCACCAACCTGATTTGATCCTGATGGATATCCAGCTTCCAGAAGTATCCGGGTTGGAAGTTACAAAATGGATTAAGGAAGACGAAGACCTAAGATCGATACCGATCATTGCGGTTACTGCATTTGCCATGAAAGGTGACGAAGAGAAAATTCGTGAAGGAGGCTGTGAAGCCTATATTGCCAAGCCAATTTCCGTCGGAAATTTTATTGAAACCGTTAAAGGCTTTCTGAACTAAGAATATGTCTGCACGCATTTTAGTAGTCGATGACGTTGTCCCGAACGTTAAAATTCTCGAAGCCAAGCTCTCTGTGGAATATTACGATGTAATAACCGCATATAATGGCCTTGATGCGCTGGAACTTGCCAAAGATAAATCACCTGATCTGGTCCTTCTGGATGTAATGATGCCTCAAATGGATGGATTTGAGGTTTGTAAACGTTTGAAGGCCGACCCAACAACGGCACATATTCCCGTCGTCATGGTAACAGCACTAAGTGAAGCGGCAGACCGGGTGCAGGGATTAGAGGCAGGCGCTGATGATTTCCTGACAAAACCGGTTGACGATGTTGCGCTATTTGCGCGGGTTAAATCTTTGTTGCGCTTGAAAATGATGATGGATGAGTTCCGCCTGCGTGAGGAAACAAGTCAGGATCTGGGCGTTTTGAACAGCGAGGACCACCCTGAAGCTGTGCATCGCGGTCGCCTGCTTGCCATTGATGACAACGAGTTTTCCGCCTCTCAGCTTCTGAAAATTTTTAGCGACAATTATGATGTGACAATCGAAGGCAATATGGAAGAAGCGCTGGTTTTGGCCCGCGGCGGTGATTTTGATCTGGCGATTGTCAGTATGAGCGCCGTTAGTTTCGATCCCTTGCGTCTTTGCTCGCGGATCCGTACCTTTGAAGAAACACGGCAATTGCCGATCCTGACGCTTGTCGATGACTCTGATGCGGATAAACTTGTAAAGGGTCTTGATCTGGGTGTTAATGATTATGTTATGCGTCCAATTGACAGCAACGAACTGATTGTCAGGACCCGTACGCAGGTATTGCGCAAACAGTACCAGGACCGTCTTCGCCATAATTACCATAGAAGTATGGAGCTGGCTGTTACAGATGGCCTTACGGGGCTTTATAACCGCCGTTACATGACCAACCATCTTGATACCCAGCTGCAAAAAGTAAAAACCGAGTTTAAATCAGTGTCTATACTGATTATGGATATCGACTTTTTTAAAGAGGTGAACGATACGCATGGCCACGAGGCAGGGGACGACGTTTTAAAAGCGTTTTCCGGGCGTATTGGTAAAAGTGTGCGGGGGATTGATTTGGCCTGCCGCTTTGGTGGTGAAGAATTTGTTGTGGTGATGCCGGACACGGACCTTGCTGTAGCAAATGGGGTCGCAGAGCGTTTGCGCTGCGAGATTGCTGACTATCCTTTTGAGGTGTCCCGCGGTTCGATTTCGTTGGATATTACGTGCTCTATCGGCGTGACCATGTCGACACCGGAGGATACCACAGACAGTATTATGAAGCGTGCGGATGATGCACTCTATCAAGCCAAGAGGGACGGTCGTAACCGGGTCGTAACCAACACTGGCGCCTAAGATCAGGCGTCTACCCACTATTTTTTTCTAAAAAATTCCAGGATCACATAAAAAACCCCGGCAAAAGCCAGGGTTTTGAATAGGATCAGTCGTGTCATACACGCTGTTCTTGGAAGAGAAAATTTACTTGATTTTCGCTTCTTTGAATTCCACGTGCTTGCGAACAACTGGGTCATACTTCCGCATCACCATTTTCTCAGTCAGTGTGCGAGGGTTCTTTTTGGTCACATAATAGAAACCTGTACCCGCAGTACTTACCAGTTTGATCTTTAATGTGGTCGGCTTAGCCATGTCCGAAACTCCGTCTTTCGCCTGCCACATCGCAGGAGAATTAAATATTGAAGCCCGGAAAATACGGATTTAATTCAACAAGTCAAGTGCAACATGACCATTTTTGCCGTCATTTGCTTTTTATATTGATTTCATGGGTTTCCAATAAACTTGCCACACCGACAACAACACAAACAGAAGGCACACCAGGGCGAAGAAAAGGGGCATGCCGTGTGGTTCATAGACTTTCATGGCATACCCTCCCACAAGAGGGCCAATAAGACCTCCAGCCCCCCACAGGATGCCTGCGGCGGCATTTGCTGTGATGAGATCAGCCCCCCTGAACAACCGGCCCATGATCACAAGGGCAATTGTATAGGTACCAACGACCGCCCCACCCCAAATCACAAGCATTGGCCACAGTAGATAGGGTATGGCGATCAGGAGCGGCAAAAACAGGGCGCCAAGGATGCCTACGACCCCGCAGAAAAGAATCACTTTGTAATGGCCAATTCGGTCGGCAATCCAGCCTATGGGAAATTGTAACAGGATATTGCCCGCCAATAAGACACTCGACATCAAAACCGCTGTTTTTTCTGTCATGCCGGATAAAACGCCATAAACCGGCAAGAGTGTTAAAACCGATCCGTCAAAGATGGCAACCAGCAACGCTGCAGCGCAAATCATCGGAGCAAGTTTCAGGAATGAAAAGACGGAAAAATGGCTTTGCCCTGAAAGCTTTGGAAACGTTCCGTGGGAATATAAAAACATAACACTTGCAGAAGCAATAATTCCGCCTGCGATGAAAAAGGGCCGATTGCCTTCGGTTCCGATGATATTGATGAGGACAGGACCCAAGGCAAATCCAAGGGTCATGAACGAGACGTAGATCGCGACAGTGCGACCCCGTTTGCTGTCTTCTGCCACTTGATTGATCCAGGTTTCACTGATCAGAAACAGCGCCGCCATGGCAATCCCCATGGTCAAACGGAGGAAAAACCAGAAAATCAGATTATCATTCAGGCCGAGGGCAAAAATGGAACCGCTGCACAATATAAGCGCGGCCCAAAGAACGGTGCCTGTCCCAAATTTGTGCGTTAGATGCGGAACTACAGGTGAGAAAAAGAGAAAGGCAAGTGATGGCATTGCTCCCATGACGCCGATCAGGTCACTTCCAATACCGTTTTTATTCATGGTGAGTGAAATCAAAGGGATAGAAAGGCTGAGAGAAACAGCCATGACAGTGACGGACGTAATGATAGCGACGATCGCCCGGTTGCGGTCTCTATTGGCTAGATTCACAGTGTTTCCTGACGAACGACAGATTTTCCTTTGATATAGGTAAATAGAGAAAAATGGGAAATATTTAAAGATCCATTGTCTGTTGAACGGATCATTTTTTCCAAGACAAACTCGGTGATATCGACCACCGGCATGTTGAGCGCGTCATGAAGGCTATACCATCCCAGATCAACCAGTTCGCCGGAGCCGGCCAAATCTCCCTTTGCGTGCTCAGCATCGGCCAGCATGAACCGGCTATTAAAGCGGATTGGACTTTGTGCAGGTGTGATGGCCCGGGCGAAATAATCGATCCCGGCAAGATCTGCAACCAAAGTATCGTTATGCAAATCGCCAAGCACAAGTCCGGTTTCTTCCCACGTCTCGCGAACAGCAGCACATGCGAGGGCTGTTGCCATATCTCCTGGATGAGACAGCCGTTGCTTGACATGCGCCTGCAGGGGGCGTTTGACCGGATGCGAAAAATCACTGGCATCGAGCCGGCCTCCGGGAAACACGTATACATCAGGAAGGAAACGATGGCCTTTGGCGCGTTTACCCATCAAAACTTCGATGCCGTTGTTACGACTGCGATATAAAACAAGACTTGCAGAATTTTTTGGAACCGCGGGCTTTCCATGCGTTTTTCGTGTCGTCATTCCGTTGTAAAAACCCGTTGGCCCCGGACCATCTTAAATAATTTCACTGGTACCTCCGGTTTCCTTCCGGGATGCGTGTCGAGAAACTCTCTGACTTGGGTCAGGATGTATTCTGTGATCAGGGGGATATCAAGTTCAAGCGCTTCATCAATCGTCACCCACTTCATGTCAAGCAGTTCGCCAGTTCCGCCTAAATCTCCTGCGATATTTTCGCCATTATAGACAAAAAAACGTGTGTTAAATCGTTTCTTCCGCATAGGAGGGGTGACGGCGCGCGCGATATAATCCAGTTCTGACAGGTCTGGCCCGCAGGTCTTGGTTCCAAATTCATTCCAAACCTGAATACGCGATCGACGCGCTCGATCATAAGAAGCAGCGATGCGTAATCCTGTTTCTTCAAACGTTTCACGAATGGCGGCAACCGCAAGGGCGCGGGCGCGGGCCGGGCTGCACCCGCCCCGTTCAAGGCGGTGCATGACGTCCGGGCGAAGGTCTCTCGCCGGAATGATACGGGAATCATGTGGATCAACCCGTCCACCGGGAAAAACATAAGTGTTTGGCATAAAGCTGTGCCGACCACTGCGTTCACCCATCAGAATCTCGGTTCGGTCTGGTTGCTGGCGGTAAATGATAATTGTGGCCGCGTCTTTTGGCCGAGGCGCTTTCGTATTTGAGCCGCGGTTTTCTGCCACGCTTCGATTTTTCTTATCGGTCATTCTCTAAACATCCTTTTTGCGCTTAAGGATGCCTTTTATCGAGAAAAAAGTCCAGAGTTGCCTCAGGGAATGGCTGCTGATTAGTCGATCTGCTGGGCAGAATATCCGGTTGCCTCTTCATCAAACCCATGCATTTTACGAGCCCATTGAAGACCGATCAACGCACCTTTGATATGGGGCAGTAAAACAAGGGATGACAGAATTGCCACAGGAAACCAGATGACCATATGAACCCATGTTTCAGGACTGTATGTTTTTTCAACGAATAACAGGCCAGACACGATAAAATGAAGCACAATCATCATCGTAAAATATGGGGGAGCATCGTCAGCACGTTGATGGAATAACTCCAGACCACAGTGGTCACACGTGTGATTAACTTTGATATATCCTTTAAAAATCCGACCTTTTCCGCAATCAGGACAGCGGCGCATGAAGCCTTTGCGAAGGGATGTGGCCAAAGATCGTTCCGATGAAGTGTTGCTCATAGTAGTATAATACTTCCTGTTATTTGCGCAGAGTATAACAGGAAGCATATGTCTTTGGGATCACGAAACCGCCATTGCGACACTCTGCCGCAATTTGCATTGATTTGGATCAATGTATATCAGGTATTTCTTGCTTTCTTTGCAGCCGCCCGCTTCTTACCCTTTGGCATCGTTTTTTTCTTCTTGGAAAAGGACTTCTTGCCTGGGGCTCCAGGTTTTCCAGAAGCTGCATTGCGTTTTCTCCGCCGTGCCCCCGCGTCATAGGAAGAACGGCCGGAACCGTCTTCAATCGAGACAATCATACTGCCCGTTGCAATGTCTACTTCGCGAAGTTGTACGGCTAACCGGTCAGATAGTCGATAAGTAACACCTGTCCGTTCGCCAAAAAGAGAATGGTTTTTTTCATCATACACAAAAAAGTCATGCCCGATGGTCGAGATAGGAGCAAACGCGTCGGCACCGGTTTCGTCCAGCGAAAAGAACAAGCCCGCCCGCGTAACACCCGTAATTTTTGCCTGAAAGATTTCATTGACCTTGTTGGCAAGAAAAACAGCCGTGAAACGGTCCATGGTTTGCCGTTCCGCGACCATAGCACGGCGTTCAAGTCCAGAGATATGAACCCCAATATCGTCGAGATTTTCGGCGTCTTCATTAGTCAGCCCATCATTGCCCAGCCCAAGGCCGGAGATAAGGCTTCGGTGGACCAATAGGTCTGCATAACGTCGAATTGGCGAGGTGAAGTGGGCGTAGTTTTTCAGGTGTAAGCCAAAATGGTGCTTGTTATCCGGACTATATACCGCCTGTGACTGAGAGCGCAGGACCAGAGTACTGACCAGCTCTTTGTCCGTCTCGTTTTCGGCTTGCGCTAAAATTCTGTTGAATGTCGCCGTTTGAAGGACTTGCCCCTTGGCAAAGCTGATGTTCATTTCCGACAGGATTTCCTGCAGTCCTTCCAGCTTTTCACGATCAGGCGGTTCGTGAACCCGGAACATGCAGGGTCGCCGAAGTTGATTAAGGGTCTCTGCGGCACATACATTTGCCTGAATCATAAACTCTTCAATCATCATATGAGCGGCAAAGCGAACTTTTTTATGGACAGCTTTAATAAACCCGTCTTCGTTCAGTTCAATTTTTCGTTCCGGAAGCTCCAGATTAAGGGGTTGGCGTTTATCCCGTGCCTTTTTCAAGGCTTCATAGGCGCCAAATAATGGTTTTATAACCGTCTGGGCAAGCTCTTCTGTGACATGGTCAGGATGCCCTTCATAGGCGTTCTGGGCCTGCCGGTATGTGAGGGACGCGCACGAGTTGATCAGCGCCCGCATAAATTTATGGCGGATCTTGTTGCCGTTTGCATCAAACCACATTTTGACGGCCATGACAGGTCGGTCCACATTGTCGTGCAGAGAACACAAGTCGCTAGACAATTCGTGGGGCAGCATGGGCACAACCCTGTCAGGGAAATAAACCGAGTTCCCGCGCAGGCGGGCCGACTTATCCAATTCTGACCCAGAGGTGACATAATGGGCTACATCCGCGATCGCCACGATGACCTGCCAGCCGCCAGCGTTTTCAGGACTTTCATCCCGTTGCGCCCATACGGCGTCATCTCTATCCCGCGCATCTTCAGGATCGATGGTCAAAATAGGCAGATCACGCAAATCCGTGCGGTCCGCAAGTTCTACAGGTTTTGCGCTTAGTGCTTCTTTTTTAACCGCGTCACTGAATTCGTGGGGAATGCCGTGCGCATGGATGGCAATCAGGCTGAGGGATCGGGAATCGCCTAACGGTCCGATACGCTCTGTCACTTTACCTTCGGGCGTTCCAAAATGACGGCCAGGCAGAATATCGACAAGGACCACTTCTCCCGATTGTGCCCCCATGGAATGTTCTTCCAAAATGGTAATTTCTTTTTTGTTTTTTCGATCGGTCGGCTGAACACGCCCATTTTTACCGGTGCTGGTATAAACACCAAGCACGGGCCCGCTCGCGGCCGTCAGGTGACGGATGACGGTTGCTTCATACGAGCCATCTGGCTGCTTGGCCAGCTTGGCCAGATATCTATCGCCAACGGCCACTGCTTTAACGCCTCGCTTTTTTTGCAGGCCCACATAAATGGTTGGTGCTGGTGTCTCATCGTCCCATTTTACCGGTTTGCCAATGGGCTCGCCATTTTCGTCAAGGCGTATGATGTCAATTACGGCTACACTGGGAAGGCTTCCGGCGGCGGCCAATGACTGCCCACGGCCTTTTTCAAGCGCCCCATCCGTAACCAATTCTTTAAGGATTTTTTTTAAATATATGCGATCGGCACCTTTAATATTAAAGGCTTTCGCAATTTCCCGTTTGCCAACCGGGGCGTCACTTTCTTCGATGAAAGTGCGCACCTGATCTTTGGTTGGTAAATAACTCGGGTTCTTTATGTCTTTGGTCAAATTATCTTTTTCTGCGGTCAGTACCGCTGTTAATCGTCACTCTCTACTGTTTTCTTTTTCGCAGGAGCTTTTTTCTTTGCTGGTGCTTTCTTCTTGGCAGGTGCTTTTTTAGCCGTGGTTTTCTTCGCTGCGGTTTTCTTCGCTAGCTTGGGTTTCTTTCCACTTTTTGCGGCACGGTCTGCCAGAAGCTTAACAGCCTCTTCCAAAGTAATGGTCATCGGGTCAGATCCTTTAGGGATCGTCGCGTTGATGCCACCATGGGTGACGTATGGTCCATAACGGCCATCTTTTACATTAATATCAGCTTCATCGTCCGGGTGTTTCCCGACAACACGCAAGGGAGGGGCAGCCCGACCTGCGCCGCCGCGGGTTTTTGCCGCGGCCAGCAGTTCAACCGCCCGGTTCATCCCAACGGTCAGAACTTCCATTCCGCTCGTCAGTTTGCCATATTTTTTATCGCATTCCACATAAGGACCGTATCGGCCGAGGCCCGCTGTGATCATTGTTCCTGTTTCTGGATGAGGACCGATTTCCCGTGGCAAGGCCATTAACTGGACAGCC
This region of Sneathiella aquimaris genomic DNA includes:
- a CDS encoding PleD family two-component system response regulator → MSARILVVDDVVPNVKILEAKLSVEYYDVITAYNGLDALELAKDKSPDLVLLDVMMPQMDGFEVCKRLKADPTTAHIPVVMVTALSEAADRVQGLEAGADDFLTKPVDDVALFARVKSLLRLKMMMDEFRLREETSQDLGVLNSEDHPEAVHRGRLLAIDDNEFSASQLLKIFSDNYDVTIEGNMEEALVLARGGDFDLAIVSMSAVSFDPLRLCSRIRTFEETRQLPILTLVDDSDADKLVKGLDLGVNDYVMRPIDSNELIVRTRTQVLRKQYQDRLRHNYHRSMELAVTDGLTGLYNRRYMTNHLDTQLQKVKTEFKSVSILIMDIDFFKEVNDTHGHEAGDDVLKAFSGRIGKSVRGIDLACRFGGEEFVVVMPDTDLAVANGVAERLRCEIADYPFEVSRGSISLDITCSIGVTMSTPEDTTDSIMKRADDALYQAKRDGRNRVVTNTGA
- the rpmG gene encoding 50S ribosomal protein L33; its protein translation is MAKPTTLKIKLVSTAGTGFYYVTKKNPRTLTEKMVMRKYDPVVRKHVEFKEAKIK
- a CDS encoding MFS transporter is translated as MNLANRDRNRAIVAIITSVTVMAVSLSLSIPLISLTMNKNGIGSDLIGVMGAMPSLAFLFFSPVVPHLTHKFGTGTVLWAALILCSGSIFALGLNDNLIFWFFLRLTMGIAMAALFLISETWINQVAEDSKRGRTVAIYVSFMTLGFALGPVLINIIGTEGNRPFFIAGGIIASASVMFLYSHGTFPKLSGQSHFSVFSFLKLAPMICAAALLVAIFDGSVLTLLPVYGVLSGMTEKTAVLMSSVLLAGNILLQFPIGWIADRIGHYKVILFCGVVGILGALFLPLLIAIPYLLWPMLVIWGGAVVGTYTIALVIMGRLFRGADLITANAAAGILWGAGGLIGPLVGGYAMKVYEPHGMPLFFALVCLLFVLLSVWQVYWKPMKSI
- a CDS encoding NUDIX hydrolase — encoded protein: MTTRKTHGKPAVPKNSASLVLYRSRNNGIEVLMGKRAKGHRFLPDVYVFPGGRLDASDFSHPVKRPLQAHVKQRLSHPGDMATALACAAVRETWEETGLVLGDLHNDTLVADLAGIDYFARAITPAQSPIRFNSRFMLADAEHAKGDLAGSGELVDLGWYSLHDALNMPVVDITEFVLEKMIRSTDNGSLNISHFSLFTYIKGKSVVRQETL
- a CDS encoding NUDIX hydrolase encodes the protein MTDKKNRSVAENRGSNTKAPRPKDAATIIIYRQQPDRTEILMGERSGRHSFMPNTYVFPGGRVDPHDSRIIPARDLRPDVMHRLERGGCSPARARALAVAAIRETFEETGLRIAASYDRARRSRIQVWNEFGTKTCGPDLSELDYIARAVTPPMRKKRFNTRFFVYNGENIAGDLGGTGELLDMKWVTIDEALELDIPLITEYILTQVREFLDTHPGRKPEVPVKLFKMVRGQRVFTTE
- a CDS encoding DUF983 domain-containing protein, with the translated sequence MSNTSSERSLATSLRKGFMRRCPDCGKGRIFKGYIKVNHTCDHCGLELFHQRADDAPPYFTMMIVLHFIVSGLLFVEKTYSPETWVHMVIWFPVAILSSLVLLPHIKGALIGLQWARKMHGFDEEATGYSAQQID
- the rnr gene encoding ribonuclease R; this translates as MTKDIKNPSYLPTKDQVRTFIEESDAPVGKREIAKAFNIKGADRIYLKKILKELVTDGALEKGRGQSLAAAGSLPSVAVIDIIRLDENGEPIGKPVKWDDETPAPTIYVGLQKKRGVKAVAVGDRYLAKLAKQPDGSYEATVIRHLTAASGPVLGVYTSTGKNGRVQPTDRKNKKEITILEEHSMGAQSGEVVLVDILPGRHFGTPEGKVTERIGPLGDSRSLSLIAIHAHGIPHEFSDAVKKEALSAKPVELADRTDLRDLPILTIDPEDARDRDDAVWAQRDESPENAGGWQVIVAIADVAHYVTSGSELDKSARLRGNSVYFPDRVVPMLPHELSSDLCSLHDNVDRPVMAVKMWFDANGNKIRHKFMRALINSCASLTYRQAQNAYEGHPDHVTEELAQTVIKPLFGAYEALKKARDKRQPLNLELPERKIELNEDGFIKAVHKKVRFAAHMMIEEFMIQANVCAAETLNQLRRPCMFRVHEPPDREKLEGLQEILSEMNISFAKGQVLQTATFNRILAQAENETDKELVSTLVLRSQSQAVYSPDNKHHFGLHLKNYAHFTSPIRRYADLLVHRSLISGLGLGNDGLTNEDAENLDDIGVHISGLERRAMVAERQTMDRFTAVFLANKVNEIFQAKITGVTRAGLFFSLDETGADAFAPISTIGHDFFVYDEKNHSLFGERTGVTYRLSDRLAVQLREVDIATGSMIVSIEDGSGRSSYDAGARRRKRNAASGKPGAPGKKSFSKKKKTMPKGKKRAAAKKARNT